One Leptospira bourretii DNA segment encodes these proteins:
- a CDS encoding argininosuccinate synthase, with protein MKEKPAPKKIVLAYSGGLDTSVILAWLKDTYGCEVIAFCADVGQKEELTGLEEKGKNTGASKVYIQDLRLEFARDFIFPAIRGNAIYEMRYLLGTSLARPLIAKAMAEVATKEGADAFSHGATGKGNDQVRFELTFKALSPNLQIIAPWRTWDFGGRADLIEYAKKKGIPVPVTAAKPYSMDRNLMHLSFEGGILEDPFNEPKEDMFILTVSPEKAPDKPTYLELDFENGDCVSIDGKKMNPLEVMETLNDIGGKNGVGRVDIVENRLVGIKSRGVYETPGGTILHIAHRDLESITLDRDTQHKKDELSQEFARYIYNGQWYSNQMNALRAYMDYTQKYVNGTVRIKLYKGSCTVVGRKSNKSLYNAGLSTFEKEELYNQYDAEGFINLYGLPMKEWARVNK; from the coding sequence ATGAAAGAGAAACCTGCTCCCAAAAAAATCGTTCTCGCTTACTCCGGAGGACTCGATACGTCCGTCATCCTGGCTTGGTTGAAAGATACCTACGGTTGTGAAGTCATTGCTTTTTGTGCCGATGTTGGTCAAAAAGAAGAACTTACTGGTCTGGAAGAAAAAGGAAAAAATACCGGAGCTTCCAAAGTGTACATCCAAGACCTACGTTTGGAATTTGCACGAGATTTTATTTTCCCTGCAATTCGCGGGAATGCCATTTATGAAATGCGTTATTTACTCGGAACCTCTCTGGCACGTCCTCTCATTGCAAAAGCAATGGCAGAAGTTGCTACGAAAGAAGGTGCGGATGCTTTCTCACATGGAGCGACAGGAAAAGGAAACGACCAGGTTCGTTTCGAACTCACCTTCAAAGCCCTTTCGCCTAACTTACAAATCATTGCTCCTTGGAGGACTTGGGATTTTGGTGGCCGTGCGGACCTGATTGAATACGCAAAGAAAAAAGGAATTCCAGTTCCTGTAACAGCTGCTAAACCATACAGCATGGATAGAAATTTAATGCACCTTTCTTTTGAAGGTGGAATTTTAGAAGATCCATTCAATGAACCAAAAGAAGATATGTTTATCTTAACCGTATCTCCTGAAAAAGCTCCTGACAAACCAACCTATTTGGAATTGGATTTTGAAAACGGAGACTGCGTTTCTATCGACGGAAAAAAAATGAATCCTCTCGAAGTGATGGAAACCTTAAATGATATAGGTGGAAAAAATGGAGTGGGCCGAGTTGATATCGTGGAGAACCGACTTGTCGGAATCAAATCTCGAGGGGTTTATGAAACTCCTGGTGGAACTATCCTTCATATTGCTCACCGCGATTTAGAATCCATCACTCTCGATCGCGATACCCAACACAAAAAAGATGAACTATCGCAAGAGTTTGCTCGTTACATTTACAATGGCCAATGGTATTCCAACCAAATGAATGCTTTGCGTGCTTATATGGATTATACACAAAAGTATGTCAATGGAACTGTACGAATCAAATTGTACAAAGGAAGTTGCACTGTTGTCGGACGTAAATCCAACAAGTCTCTTTACAATGCAGGATTATCTACATTTGAAAAAGAAGAATTGTACAACCAATACGATGCCGAAGGTTTTATCAACCTTTACGGACTGCCTATGAAAGAATGGGCAAGGGTAAACAAATAA
- a CDS encoding nitrilase-related carbon-nitrogen hydrolase — MRFPVSFSVFVSIFIFTIHCQKQIVPQEEISRYVPNPKIYIQKEGMAKRGSFVGMEPYLNKYSYATEDSFYLALSEYFRMAKENELLFVDRSIVVLPEYIGTWLVVTAEDKSIFATNTIQEAMEVLVKHNLGSFLWHYLFSNSYSSDKLKETLFRMKAWQMSDRYQSVFARLAREYRVSIVAGSIVLPHPKVIEGKITPTDGPLENVSFYFHPDGRVDDQMVRKLFPIVDEKEFLKEGKLEENPSYQTPLGKLYTMVCADSWFPEVYTEFKKSESELLAVPSFVSPADAWTTKWQGYNGYANPKDVDPKDIGSISERAAWKKYAMNGRLKDPKVKAGINVFFRGEIWDLVASGDAFLTLTGKSVLNLVKEEKNQGRIYVLYL; from the coding sequence ATGCGTTTTCCCGTTTCTTTTTCTGTTTTCGTAAGCATTTTCATTTTTACGATCCACTGCCAAAAGCAAATTGTTCCACAAGAGGAAATCTCCCGATACGTACCTAACCCAAAGATATACATCCAAAAAGAGGGAATGGCAAAACGTGGAAGTTTTGTAGGGATGGAACCCTATCTCAACAAGTATAGTTACGCAACAGAAGATAGTTTTTATCTGGCTTTGAGCGAATACTTTCGGATGGCAAAGGAAAATGAACTTCTCTTTGTGGATCGTAGCATCGTTGTTTTACCGGAATACATTGGAACCTGGCTTGTGGTGACTGCCGAGGATAAATCCATTTTTGCAACCAACACAATCCAAGAAGCAATGGAAGTTTTGGTAAAACATAACCTCGGTTCTTTTCTTTGGCACTATCTCTTCAGTAACTCTTACTCAAGTGACAAATTAAAAGAAACACTCTTTCGTATGAAGGCATGGCAAATGTCTGACAGATACCAATCTGTTTTTGCAAGACTTGCCAGAGAATATCGAGTATCCATCGTTGCCGGTTCGATTGTTTTGCCTCACCCAAAAGTCATTGAAGGAAAAATCACTCCTACAGATGGGCCTTTAGAAAACGTAAGTTTTTATTTTCATCCCGATGGTAGAGTGGATGATCAGATGGTTCGCAAACTCTTTCCCATTGTTGATGAAAAAGAATTCCTAAAGGAAGGTAAGTTAGAGGAAAATCCAAGTTACCAAACCCCATTGGGAAAGTTATACACAATGGTCTGCGCTGATTCCTGGTTTCCTGAAGTATATACGGAATTTAAAAAATCAGAATCAGAGTTACTTGCAGTTCCCTCTTTTGTATCGCCGGCTGATGCCTGGACAACCAAATGGCAGGGTTACAACGGTTATGCGAATCCAAAAGATGTAGATCCCAAAGACATTGGTTCCATTTCTGAGCGTGCCGCTTGGAAAAAATATGCGATGAATGGTCGCCTCAAAGATCCAAAGGTAAAAGCAGGAATCAATGTGTTTTTTCGAGGTGAAATTTGGGACCTAGTCGCCAG